A stretch of DNA from Rhodococcus sp. NBC_00297:
GGGTCGCTGAGCCTGCACGCGGCGGAACATTTCGACGCGCAGGTCGTCGGCGTCACCATCTCCCGCGAGCAGAAGGCCTTCATCGACAAGCGCATCGCGGACCGCGGCCTGCAGGACCGGGTGGAGATCCGCATCCAGGACTACCGAGAGGTGCCCGACGGCCCCTTCGACGCCGTCGCGTCCATCGAGATGGGCGAGCACGTCGGCGAGAAGAACTATCCGATCTACGCGAAGGCGCTGCACGACAACGTGGTGCCCGGCGGCCGGGTGCTGGTGCAGCAGATGTCGCGCAAGGCGGGGGACAACCCTGGCGGCGGTGCCTTCATCGAGTCGTTCATCGCCCCCGACATGTACATGCGGCCCGTGGGTGCGACGGTCGCCATGATCGAGGAGTCGGGTCTCGAGGTCCGCGACGTGCACGCCCTGCGCGAGCACTACGTCCGCACCGTCGACGCCTGGTACGCGACCTTCGAGAGCCGCTGGGACGATCTGGTCGCACTCGTCGGAGACGAGGTGGCGCGGGTGTGGCGTCTGTACCTCGTGGGCGGCGGAATGGCGTTCCGCGACGGCCGGATGGGTGTCGACCAGATCCTGTCCGTCCGCCCCGACGACCGCGGCGTGTCCTCGATGCCGCTGGTGCGGACGCACGGATGACGGACTTCTCCTGGTCCGATCTGGCCGTCGTGTCGGCGTTCTCCCTGCTGGCGGTGGCGGTTGTCCTCACCGTCACCGCGGTCGTCGGCTTCCGTATCGGTCGGCACAACGTGGTCGACGTGAGCTGGGGGGCAGGCTTCGTCGCGGTGGCGATCGCCGCGGCACTGGCCGGGTCTGGCGACGGGTGGCGGCGAGTGCTGATGCTGGTGCTCGTCGGAGCCTGGGGCACCCGTCTCGCGGTCTCGATGTTCCGCCGCTCACGGGGCAAGGGCGAGGACCCGCGGTACGAGAAGATGCTGTCGAACGCGCCGGGCAGCCCCGCTGTGTACGCGATCCGCAAGATCTATCTCACGCAGGGTGTCGCGCTGTGGTTCGTGTCGCTGCCGGTGCAGGTCGCCGCCGTGTCCGACGGATCGTTCGGCGTCGTCTCTGCGGTGGGCGTCGCTCTGTGGGTCCTGGGCATCGTCTTCGAGACGGTGGGGGATCGTCAGATGGACGCCTTCAAGGCGGACGCGTCCCGCAAGGGCACCATCATGGACCGGGGCTTGTGGCGGTACACGCGCCACCCCAACTACTTCGGTGATGCCTGTGTCTGGTGGGGCATCTTCCTGGTCTCCGCGGCGCACTGGCCCGGTGTGCTGACCGTCCTCTCGCCGGTTGCCATGACGTACTTCCTCGTGTTCGCGACGGGTGCGCGGCTGCTCGAGCAGCACATGGCGGAGCGGCCTGGATATCGCGAGTACCAGCAGCGCACCAGCTACTTCGTTCCGCTCCCGCCCCGCAAGGCCTGAGCGGGCCCGACTTCCGGTCACGCACGCAGCCCCGAGGAGGGGTGGTCTGCGCGCGTGACCGGTTCACCTCGAGATCAGGTCACCGTCGGACGAGGAGCGCGACCGGGAGCGCGGAGAGCAGTGAGGACACGGTGACCGTTCCGCTGAACGACCCACCATTCACGAGGTCGGTCCACTCACCGTCCGGCAACGCCAGCGAGGTGTCACCCCATCCGGCCTCGCCGAGGCGCATCGACCACCGCGTGGCGACGGCGACGACGTCGGCGTCACCGTCGGCGGGTCCACGACCGAACGCCACGACGTGGTCGGCGGCGGCGCCGGTCGCGAACACCGGAACGTAGGACCCGCCCACGAAGCTGTCCGGACGGTCGCGGCGCAGCCGTGCGGCACACCGGGTCACGTGGAACTTGGCGGCGCCGCTCGCGTCGAGCGCCGGCGTCCCGTCGATGTCCAGGAGAGCCTTGCGGGCGTCGTAGTCCACGTCCCGGCGGTTGTCGGGGTCGACGAGAGAGTCCTCCCACAGCTCCGTGCCCTGGTAGATGTCCGGGATGCCGGGACCCGCCAGGTGGAGGAGCTTCTGTCCGAGCGAATCGCTCCATGCGTGCGGAGCGATCTGCTGGACGAACGTCGTGAGCGAGGGAGCCACCGCTCCGTCGACGATGCCGTCGATCCACGTGTGGACGGCAGACTCGAAGTCCTCGTCCACGTCGTTCCAGCCGGTGTACGAGCCCGCCTCGCGGATGGCCTTCTCGGCGTAGGCGTGCAGTCGCTCGCGGTACTCGTCCGTGACCACGCCGTCGGTCGGCCAGGTGCCGACGATGTTCTGCCACAAGAAGAGTCCGGTGGACCCGTTGGGCGACGGAGCCTGCTCCTCCCAGTCGCTCAGGCACGCGCGCCACAGGTCGGGCACCTGAGACAGCACGCCGATGCGCGCCCGGACGTCCTCGCCGCGCTTGGTGTCGTGTGTCGAGAGGGTCGTCATCGCGGCAGGCCACAGCCGGGCCCGCTCGGACAGGCGGAGGTGGAACTCCGGCACCGACCGACCGAAGCGGGACGGGTCACCGCCGACCTCCTGGAGCGAGACCAGCCGCGACGTGCGGTAGAACATGCAGTCCTCGACGCTCTTCGCCATCACGGCGCCCGCGACCTGCTGCAGACGTCCCGACGCCTCGCCGCGTGCGGCCACGGCGGCCGCGACGACATCGAGGGCGGGAACCAGTTCGGGGCGATCCGCGGCGACGTCGCCGAGCAGGCGGGGCAGCATGCCGGCCAGCGGCGCGTAGTCGGAGCGGTACACCGGCATGCGGGCGACGATCTCGGTCACGGCCTCGCGGGCGAGGTCGGCGTCGAACGACGTTCCGGTGTCGCGGGCGATCGCCGCTACCAGGCGCCGCACCTCGGGAGCGAGCTGTGTGCTCGCCGTGTCGGCCTTGATGGTCCGCTCGGCCTCGTGCACCCAGTGTGCGTCCCCCGCGTGGCCGGTGACGTCCGACGACAGTCGCGTCAGCGGCTCCTCGCCCGACGGGTCGAGGAACACCCCACCGAGATCGGCGAGAGCGTCGTACCCGGTGGTTCCGTCGACGGGAAGGGTGACGTCGAGCGGCTCCTCGGCGGTGAGGATCTTCTCGACGACGAGCCACGAGTCGGGTCCGACGACGCCCCGCAAGCGAGCGAGATACTCGGCCGGTGCGGTGAGCCCGTCCGGATGGTCGACGCGCACACCGTCGACGAGACCGTCGCGGAACCAGCTGCCGACCTCGGCGTGCGTCGCGTCGAAGACCGCGGGGTCCTCCTGACGAAGGCCGGCCAGGTCGCTGACGGAGAAGAACCGGCGGTACCCGATGCGCCCGGAGCGCCACCCGACCAGTTCGTAGGACTGCTTGTCGTGCAGTGCTTTCGCGTCGTTCGAGCCGTCGTCGGTCGCGGGGTCCACCGGGAAGCGGTTCTCGTAGTAGGCCAACGTGGTCTCGTCTCCCGACCGGTCGACCGAGAGTTCGTTCACGTCGGCATCGTCGCCCAGCACGGGGAGCGCGATGCGCTCCGCACCGGCCCAGTCGATGTCGAACCACGAGGCGTACTGCGATGCGCGTCCGTGTCTCAGCACGTCCCACCAGAACGGGTTCTCCCGCGCCGTGGCCACACCGAGGTGGTTGGGCACGATGTCGACCACGACGCCCAGGCCGTGGGACCGGCACTCGGCGACGAGGTCCTCGAGAGCGGCTCGACCACCGAGTGCCTCGGAGACGGTGCGCGGATCGGTGACGTCGTACCCGTGGGTGGAGCCCTCGGCCGCCGTCAGGATCGGCGACAGATAGACGTGGGAGACACCGAGTTCGGCGAGATAGGGAACCAGTGACGCGGCATCGCGGAGAGTGAAGCGATCACCCCGTAGCTGGAATCGATAGGTCGAGGTGATCGCGTGGCTCATGTCGCTTCCTTACCCCGTTTTCCGTAGCACCAACAGTGACCGTGCTTGCACCTCGACAGCTGTGCCGGCGACGATGACTCGATCGTCGGCTCCGGTGGCCGAGGCGGTGTCGAGCGCGACGGTCCACTCGTCGGCGTACTTGCCGTCCAGTGTGGTGAAGTCGATCGGCTCGTGATGGGCGTTGAAGCACAGGTAGAACGTGTCGTCGACGACCCGGTTGCCCCGGTTGTCGGGCTCGGGGATGTTCTCGCCGTTGAGGAACACCGCCAGCGACTTGCCGAAGCCGCTGTCCCAGTCCTCCTCGGTCATCTCCTCGCCGGTCGGGGTGAGCCACGCGATGTCGCGCGTCTGCTCCGCCTTGCGGATCGGCCGGCCTTCGAAGAAGCGTCGTCGACGGAACACCGGGTGGTCGTTGCGGAGTGCGATCACGCGGGACGTGAACTCGACCAGATCGGCGTTCGTCTCCGCCAGCGACCAGTCCATCCAGGCCAGTTCGGAGTCCTGGCAGTAGACGTTGTTGTTGCCCTGCTGGGTCCGGCCCATCTCGTCGCCGTGCGCGAGCATCGGCGTGCCCTGGCTGAGCATGAGCGTCGCCAGCATGTTGCGGATCTGACGGGCGCGCAGCGACAGCACCTCGGGGTCGTCCGTCGGCCCCTCGACACCGCAGTTCCAGGACCGGTTGTGGCTCTCGCCGTCGTTGTTGTCCTCGCCGTTGGCCTCGTTGTGCTTGTCGTTGTAGGACACCAGATCGTGCATCGTGAAGCCGTCGTGCGCGATGACGAAGTTGATGCTCGCACCGGGGCGGCGACCCGTCGCCTCGTAGAGGTCGGAGGATCCGGTGAGCCGCGACGCGAACTCGCCGAGTGTCGCCGGCTCACCGCGCCAGTAGTCGCGGACGGTGTCGCGGTACATGCCGTTCCACTCGGTCCAGAGACCGGGGAAGTTGCCGACCTGGTAGCCGCCCTCACCGACGTCCCACGGCTCGGCGATCAGCTTGACCTGGCTCACCACCGGGTCCTGCTGGACCAGGTCGAAGAACGCGCTCAGCTTGTCCACGTCGTGCAGTTCGCGAGCCAGGGTCGATGCGAGGTCGAAGCGGAAGCCGTCGACGTGCATCTCGGTGACCCAGTAGCGCAGGGAGTCCATGATCAGCTGCAGGGTGTGCGGGTGACGGACGTTCAGGCTGTTACCCGTGCCCGTGTAGTCCATGTAGAAATACGGGTCGTCGTCGACCAACCGGTAGTACGCGGCGTTGTCGATGCCGCGGAACGCGATGGTCGGACCCATGTGGTTGCCCTCGGCGGTGTGGTTGTAGACCACGTCGAGGATCACCTCGATGCCGGCTTCGTGGAACGAGCGCACCATCGTCTTGAACTCCGACACGGCCGAACCGGCCATGGGGGAGGACGCGTACTCGTTGTGCGGGGCCATGAAACCGAACGAGTTGTAGCCCCAGTAGTTGCGAAGTCCCTTGTCCACCAGTGTCTGATCCTGCATGAACTGATGCACCGGCATCAGTTCGATGGCGGTGACGCCGAGCTTCTCCAGGTGGCTGATCACGGCCGGATGGCCGAGACCGGCGTACGTACCGCGCAGATCCTCCGGGATGTCCGGGTGGGTCATCGTCATGCCCTTGACGTGGGCCTCGTAGATGACGGTCTCGTTGTAGGGGCGACGCGGCGAGCGGTCGTTCTGCCAGTCGAAGAACGGATTGACGACGACCGTCGTCATCGTGTGCCCCAGCGAGTCGTGCTGGGGGAAGTGGTTCTCGGGCTCGGGCTCCGGATCAGGCTCGGGTGCAACGGTTCTGGCAGTCGCGACGTTGGCGCGGGTCGCGTCGACGGTGCGCGACGCGGTGGCCGATCCCGCGGGGCCGGCGACGTGCGCCTCGCCGGGATGCACGGCGTCGTCGTTCTCCTGCGCTGCGGGCACGGGACGTTCGGGGATGTCGATGTCGTAACTGAAGAGCGAGCGGTCACCGTCGAACGATCCGACGAACGCCTTGCCGTAGGGGTCGAGCAGCAGCTTGCTCGCGTCGCACCGCTGTCCCGCTCCGGGATTCCACGGGCCGTGCACGCGGTAGCCGTACCGTTGGCCGGGCTGGACCTGGGGGATGTAGGCGTGCCAGACGTACCCGTCGACCTCTTCGAGGCGGACGCGGGTCTCGTGACCGTCGGCGTCGATGAGGCAGAGATCGACGGCCTCGGCGACCTCGGAGAAGAGCGCGAAATTGGTTCCGGCGCCGTCGTAGGTGGCGCCCAGGGGATACGCGCTGCCGGGCCATACCTGGATCGATGGTTCGTGTGCATGGTCGACGGACATGCTCGGAACCCTATCCCGGCAGCGGCGAAGGACACCTGTCGGCGAGGTCCGTCGCAGGCCGGAGCGTCGGTCGCCCGGGCTCAGCCCAGTCGTGCGATCAGCGCGTGCCCGAGGTCGGTGCCCGATCGCCAGGCGCTCTCGACGCGGGGCGAGCCCTCCGGGCACCACTGATCCCCGGCGAAGCCGACCAGACGGTCTCCGTGCGAGACGATGTCGTGGCTCGCGTCGTGCTGGGAGGCGGGCTTGGCGAAGGTCCAGCGGTGGGCGTGCGTCCAGATCGGAGTGCCGATGCCCGTGAGCGCGGCGACGGCGTCGACGACGGCGGGGATCGCACCGGCGGGATCGTCGAGGTGTCGCCGGGCGCGCTGCGCGGACGTGTGGGCGACCAGGACCGCGGCTCCGTCGCCCCGGCGTGCGCCGTCGCGCGCGAGGAACTCGACGTCCGCGTCGTCGGACACGAAGGCGGCGTCGGGGAAGGGGAGTCCGGCGGCGTCGTCGTCGGTGAGCCCGAGGACCACCGCGACGACGGGGTCGTAGTCGACGGCGTCGGGCACGGTCACCAGGCGGGAGGCCTGCGGGTCGGGCATGGCCAGGACCACGTGTCCGTCGGGCAACGCCCGAGCCTCGGTGGCGTCGACAGGGATGCCGGACAGCAGGTCCTTGACCAGAGATCGCAGGCCCGCCGGCGTTCCCCACCGCGTGGGTCCCGATTTCTGTTCCGGCTCCGCCCCGGCCCGCACCACCGTGAAGGTGTCGGTCCACTCGTGCACGAGACCGCGAGAGGCCCAGTCGGACACGACGTCCCGGAACCCGTCGTCGCGGACGGTGAAGTAGCCGGCGCCCACATCGACTCGGCGTCCGTGCAACTCGGGGGACGACATTCGACCGCCGACGGCGCGGCCCCGGTCACGCAGCACGAACGGGACACCGGCGTCGCGGAGCACGCGAACGCACGCGGCACCGGCGATACCGGCTCCGAGGACGGTGACGGGAGAGGTCGAGGAGGTCACTCGTTCAGCGTACGGACGCGGCTCCGGACGCCGTCGACGAAGAGTTCGAGGCCGAAATCGAACCGAGCGGTGGCATCTCGATCGAGGTCACCGTCGTCGGGGTGTCGATCCGCGGCCAGCGCACCCGCGGACTCCATCTGCAGCCGGGACTGTTCGTCGCTCGTCGCACCCAGCACGTAGTAGAGCAGGGCGTCCGCGGCGTGTCCGGCGTCCTCCGGGGTCAGCCCGGTGGCGCGGAGATCGTCGACGACCGTGGTCCGCACGGGGTGCGTCACCGTGCGGGCGGACAGGCTGGAGGCGACCACCTCGGCGCCGTCCCGGTGAGCCAGGAGAGCGTCTCGAAGTCCGTGAGCGCGGCCGCGCACGGCGTCCAGCACATCGGAGGTGACGGCAGCGGGTACGGCGTCGAGGCGGCTCAGGATGCGATCGGACACCGCGCCGAGCAGCGCCTGCTTGTTCGCGACGTGCCAGTACAGCGCGCCGGGCGCCACACCGAGCGAGCCGGCCAACCGGCGCATCGTGAGGTCGGCGAGACCGTAGTCGTCGAGAATGGTCAGTGCGCCGTCGACGACGTCGTCTCTGCGCAACTGCATTCCGCACCTCTCCCGACTCGTGTCGCGGGCCCGTCGGCCACGCAGCGACAGCCTAGGCTGGCCGACGTGAGTGATGTCGACACGACGGGGTTCGCCTCGACCGCACCCGGGATCGGCGATGCGGGTCGGCCGTCGCGCGGCGCGTTCACCCGGCGTTCGATCCGGATCGTGCTCGCGACCGCGGTGGTCGGTGCCGTCCTCGGGATCCTGTGGGCTCTGCTCGCGCCCGTGGAGCACGTCGCTGCCGTCGGTGACGGCCGCGCGATCGTGTTGACCGGCGAGAGCGATCATCGCTTCGACGCACTCGCTCTGTTCCTCTGCGTGACCGCCGCGGCCGGGGTGCTGACCACGGTCGCCGTCTGGGCTCGCGTGACCGAGCGAGGGCCGCGTCTGGTCCTCGACATCGTGGTGGCGTCGGCGCTGGCGTCCGCCGCGGCGATCGGTGCCGGCCTCGCCGTGGGCGCGGTGCGGTATCCGAGTGCCGACGGCGCCCTTCGCGGCGATGTCGTCGCACTCGCCCCCGGTGTCTCGACGTGGCTGGCTCTGCTCGCGCAACCTCTGGCTGCGGCGGTCACGCTCGTTCTCGTCACGGCGCTGTCGCCGTCGGACGATCTGGGTCGGGACGAGTCCCCCGGGGAGTGATCCGTTCGGGTCTCGGACGCCGGGTTCGTCTGCTTGAATGAGCGCTCTCAGGGCGGCCCACGACGGGCCGCGGGCGGGGGCCGACCTCTTCGAACGGCGAGGGTCTCCAGGACGTGGCGAACACCATTCGGCGGTGGTTGACCAGACCCGTCGATTACGCGTGGACCGTCCACTACTTCGAGACGAACACCGCGCTCGGCTCGACCCGCGTCCTCATCGGTCTGTCCTGCCTCCTGTTCTCCGTCCTGTACGTCGTCGCCGGACTCGCCCCGCCGACCGCGCCGACGGGAGCAGCGCTGACGATCGTGCTCGTGAACGCGGTGGGGACCGCCGGCGTCGGGCTCGCGTGGATCCGCGGACCGTGGCCCTCACGCCGGATGTCGACGGCCTTCGTCGTGTACGCGGACGTCGGACTCTCCGTGGTGCTTCTCTCGCTGTCCGACCCGCTCGCCGTGCTGCCCTGCACGATCCTGTTCGGCGTCGCGAGCAGTTACGTGGCGACGTTCCACACGCCGCGGGTGTTCGCCGTCCACCATTCCCTCACCGTGGTGATCTGCGTCGGGTTGTTCGTCCGAGCGATCGGCTCGGAGTCCGTGCTCGGAGCGGCGCGCACCTCGCTCGCCGTCACCTACGGACTGCTCATCGTGATGGTTCTCTTCCTCGCACCGATCTCCATCTACCGCCTGCAGTTCCTGCAACGCGGCGACGTCACCGCCGCGTACGTGGATCCGCTGACCGGCCTGCGCAACCGGCGGGGACTCACCGTCGCGGCGGGCGAACTGCTCGGCACCCGGAACGGTCTCGTCGCGGTGGTCATCGACATCGACCGCTTCAAGTCGATCAACGACCGCTTCGGACACCACCACGGTGACCTCGTCATCCGTCGGACGGCGGACACCATCGACGAGATGTTCCCGTCTCCGTCTATCACGGCCCGCACCGGCGGGGAGGAATTCGCCGTCGTGACCGCGCTGCCGATGGACGAGGTGCTCGACCGGGCGCGACGGCTGCGCAGCGCCTACACGGCGCGGTCGGACCACGAGTCGAGTTTGAGCATCGGGGTCGCTCGCGAGGAGCGGGTCGTCACCTCGCACGACGTGGAGGTGCTTCTCATCTGTGCCGATCGAGCGATGTATTCCGCCAAGGCGGACGGCGGCGATGCCGTCGTCGGCTACGGCACTCTCACGTAGGTGGTCGGAGCGCGGCGAACTCGTCGGTCACACGTAGTGCGCTGTCCCGGAAGCGGTACAGCGCGGCGGGACGTCCTCCGGACGGGCCCGGGGGAGCGGTGTGGCCGGTGGACTCGATGACGCCCCGCCGGGTGAGCACCCGTTGGAGATTGGTGGTGTCGACTTGGTAACCCAGTGCGGCGCAGTAGATGTCGCGCAAGGTCGACAGGCTGAACTCGACGGGCGCGAGCGCGAAGGCGATGTTGGTGTACGACAGTTTGGCCGCCAGTCTCGCGCGGGCGTGCGCCACCATCGTGCCGTGATCGAACGCGGTCTCGGGGAGCGTCGCGACCGGGTGCCACGCAGTGTCGACGGGAAGTCGCGGGTCCCCGACGATGGGGACCAGACCGAGGAACGTCGAGGCGATGCGGCGATCGCCGGGGACCCGCCCGGGATCGGAGAAGACGGACAGCTGCTCGAGGTGGCGTACCTCGCGCACGTCGACCTTCTCCGCCAGCTGACGTCGCGCGGAGTCGGTCAGGTTCTCGTCGTCCCGGAGTAGCCCGCCGGGGAGTGACCAGGTTCCGCGTGCCGGGGCGAGTGCGCGCTGCCACAGCAGCACGCACAGTTCGGCAGGCTCGCGGGGCTGCAGCTCGCGCACCTGGAAGACGACGGACAGCACTTCGTGCACCGGTCGGGTGGCCGGATCGGGGGCACTTCCGGTCGGTCCGTCGGCGGCGGTGCTACGATGAATCACGTTTTCGATCATAAGTCGAAAACCCCGTCGGGTCCATTCCGGCGGATCGGCACCGGCGCACGCGAGCGCTGGACGCACGCGAGGAGCACGACATGGCGATCACCACCACGCGATTCGGCGGGAACTCCGCGGTCGTCGACGGACCGACGGGCTACGCCGGCGTCGATGCCGGCCCGGAGTGGGCCGAGGAGATTCTGCG
This window harbors:
- the treY gene encoding malto-oligosyltrehalose synthase, yielding MSHAITSTYRFQLRGDRFTLRDAASLVPYLAELGVSHVYLSPILTAAEGSTHGYDVTDPRTVSEALGGRAALEDLVAECRSHGLGVVVDIVPNHLGVATARENPFWWDVLRHGRASQYASWFDIDWAGAERIALPVLGDDADVNELSVDRSGDETTLAYYENRFPVDPATDDGSNDAKALHDKQSYELVGWRSGRIGYRRFFSVSDLAGLRQEDPAVFDATHAEVGSWFRDGLVDGVRVDHPDGLTAPAEYLARLRGVVGPDSWLVVEKILTAEEPLDVTLPVDGTTGYDALADLGGVFLDPSGEEPLTRLSSDVTGHAGDAHWVHEAERTIKADTASTQLAPEVRRLVAAIARDTGTSFDADLAREAVTEIVARMPVYRSDYAPLAGMLPRLLGDVAADRPELVPALDVVAAAVAARGEASGRLQQVAGAVMAKSVEDCMFYRTSRLVSLQEVGGDPSRFGRSVPEFHLRLSERARLWPAAMTTLSTHDTKRGEDVRARIGVLSQVPDLWRACLSDWEEQAPSPNGSTGLFLWQNIVGTWPTDGVVTDEYRERLHAYAEKAIREAGSYTGWNDVDEDFESAVHTWIDGIVDGAVAPSLTTFVQQIAPHAWSDSLGQKLLHLAGPGIPDIYQGTELWEDSLVDPDNRRDVDYDARKALLDIDGTPALDASGAAKFHVTRCAARLRRDRPDSFVGGSYVPVFATGAAADHVVAFGRGPADGDADVVAVATRWSMRLGEAGWGDTSLALPDGEWTDLVNGGSFSGTVTVSSLLSALPVALLVRR
- a CDS encoding GGDEF domain-containing protein, producing MANTIRRWLTRPVDYAWTVHYFETNTALGSTRVLIGLSCLLFSVLYVVAGLAPPTAPTGAALTIVLVNAVGTAGVGLAWIRGPWPSRRMSTAFVVYADVGLSVVLLSLSDPLAVLPCTILFGVASSYVATFHTPRVFAVHHSLTVVICVGLFVRAIGSESVLGAARTSLAVTYGLLIVMVLFLAPISIYRLQFLQRGDVTAAYVDPLTGLRNRRGLTVAAGELLGTRNGLVAVVIDIDRFKSINDRFGHHHGDLVIRRTADTIDEMFPSPSITARTGGEEFAVVTALPMDEVLDRARRLRSAYTARSDHESSLSIGVAREERVVTSHDVEVLLICADRAMYSAKADGGDAVVGYGTLT
- the glgX gene encoding glycogen debranching protein GlgX, with translation MSVDHAHEPSIQVWPGSAYPLGATYDGAGTNFALFSEVAEAVDLCLIDADGHETRVRLEEVDGYVWHAYIPQVQPGQRYGYRVHGPWNPGAGQRCDASKLLLDPYGKAFVGSFDGDRSLFSYDIDIPERPVPAAQENDDAVHPGEAHVAGPAGSATASRTVDATRANVATARTVAPEPDPEPEPENHFPQHDSLGHTMTTVVVNPFFDWQNDRSPRRPYNETVIYEAHVKGMTMTHPDIPEDLRGTYAGLGHPAVISHLEKLGVTAIELMPVHQFMQDQTLVDKGLRNYWGYNSFGFMAPHNEYASSPMAGSAVSEFKTMVRSFHEAGIEVILDVVYNHTAEGNHMGPTIAFRGIDNAAYYRLVDDDPYFYMDYTGTGNSLNVRHPHTLQLIMDSLRYWVTEMHVDGFRFDLASTLARELHDVDKLSAFFDLVQQDPVVSQVKLIAEPWDVGEGGYQVGNFPGLWTEWNGMYRDTVRDYWRGEPATLGEFASRLTGSSDLYEATGRRPGASINFVIAHDGFTMHDLVSYNDKHNEANGEDNNDGESHNRSWNCGVEGPTDDPEVLSLRARQIRNMLATLMLSQGTPMLAHGDEMGRTQQGNNNVYCQDSELAWMDWSLAETNADLVEFTSRVIALRNDHPVFRRRRFFEGRPIRKAEQTRDIAWLTPTGEEMTEEDWDSGFGKSLAVFLNGENIPEPDNRGNRVVDDTFYLCFNAHHEPIDFTTLDGKYADEWTVALDTASATGADDRVIVAGTAVEVQARSLLVLRKTG
- a CDS encoding NUDIX hydrolase; the protein is MIENVIHRSTAADGPTGSAPDPATRPVHEVLSVVFQVRELQPREPAELCVLLWQRALAPARGTWSLPGGLLRDDENLTDSARRQLAEKVDVREVRHLEQLSVFSDPGRVPGDRRIASTFLGLVPIVGDPRLPVDTAWHPVATLPETAFDHGTMVAHARARLAAKLSYTNIAFALAPVEFSLSTLRDIYCAALGYQVDTTNLQRVLTRRGVIESTGHTAPPGPSGGRPAALYRFRDSALRVTDEFAALRPPT
- a CDS encoding SAM-dependent methyltransferase; protein product: MTGTPTVAARLEDLIAPFVGGALPVHLTAWDGSTAGPTDAPKVTLYSPNVLRRLLWSPGELGAAQAYVTGELDVEGDLDEALTHVWDVVRTRRLTAVRPSPKAIVELVRTAASLGVVGVKQARPLPAPASQAVIKGRLHSLVRDRAAISHHYDLSNEFYEMVLDPQMAYSSGYWTSDSPDYGLEDAQRDKLDLVCRKIGLGRPGMRFLDVGCGWGSLSLHAAEHFDAQVVGVTISREQKAFIDKRIADRGLQDRVEIRIQDYREVPDGPFDAVASIEMGEHVGEKNYPIYAKALHDNVVPGGRVLVQQMSRKAGDNPGGGAFIESFIAPDMYMRPVGATVAMIEESGLEVRDVHALREHYVRTVDAWYATFESRWDDLVALVGDEVARVWRLYLVGGGMAFRDGRMGVDQILSVRPDDRGVSSMPLVRTHG
- a CDS encoding DUF2567 domain-containing protein gives rise to the protein MSDVDTTGFASTAPGIGDAGRPSRGAFTRRSIRIVLATAVVGAVLGILWALLAPVEHVAAVGDGRAIVLTGESDHRFDALALFLCVTAAAGVLTTVAVWARVTERGPRLVLDIVVASALASAAAIGAGLAVGAVRYPSADGALRGDVVALAPGVSTWLALLAQPLAAAVTLVLVTALSPSDDLGRDESPGE
- a CDS encoding NAD(P)/FAD-dependent oxidoreductase — its product is MTSSTSPVTVLGAGIAGAACVRVLRDAGVPFVLRDRGRAVGGRMSSPELHGRRVDVGAGYFTVRDDGFRDVVSDWASRGLVHEWTDTFTVVRAGAEPEQKSGPTRWGTPAGLRSLVKDLLSGIPVDATEARALPDGHVVLAMPDPQASRLVTVPDAVDYDPVVAVVLGLTDDDAAGLPFPDAAFVSDDADVEFLARDGARRGDGAAVLVAHTSAQRARRHLDDPAGAIPAVVDAVAALTGIGTPIWTHAHRWTFAKPASQHDASHDIVSHGDRLVGFAGDQWCPEGSPRVESAWRSGTDLGHALIARLG
- a CDS encoding TetR/AcrR family transcriptional regulator C-terminal domain-containing protein; translation: MQLRRDDVVDGALTILDDYGLADLTMRRLAGSLGVAPGALYWHVANKQALLGAVSDRILSRLDAVPAAVTSDVLDAVRGRAHGLRDALLAHRDGAEVVASSLSARTVTHPVRTTVVDDLRATGLTPEDAGHAADALLYYVLGATSDEQSRLQMESAGALAADRHPDDGDLDRDATARFDFGLELFVDGVRSRVRTLNE
- a CDS encoding DUF1295 domain-containing protein; this translates as MTDFSWSDLAVVSAFSLLAVAVVLTVTAVVGFRIGRHNVVDVSWGAGFVAVAIAAALAGSGDGWRRVLMLVLVGAWGTRLAVSMFRRSRGKGEDPRYEKMLSNAPGSPAVYAIRKIYLTQGVALWFVSLPVQVAAVSDGSFGVVSAVGVALWVLGIVFETVGDRQMDAFKADASRKGTIMDRGLWRYTRHPNYFGDACVWWGIFLVSAAHWPGVLTVLSPVAMTYFLVFATGARLLEQHMAERPGYREYQQRTSYFVPLPPRKA